The following are encoded in a window of Roseimaritima ulvae genomic DNA:
- a CDS encoding sugar phosphate isomerase/epimerase family protein, whose amino-acid sequence MSNQEKWPIGVFASVDAGLGVQWDVIRQLQVPTIQLHAPAPQSRNPETAAKLRQQLEEMQVTLTAVFGGFDGESYADIPTVERTIGLVPEETRQARLQEMKEIADFAALLNCPVVALHLGFVPHEIDDPRMPGIIDVTRQLCDHCAANGQSLHLETGQETAEGLLQFLDAVERDNLHVNFDPANMILYGTGEPIPALKQLGPHVRSVHCKDGTWSDQPGKTWGCEVPLGQGDVDMAAYLKTLDEIGYTGPLTIEREIPQEPERQIAEIGAAVNLLGELKASL is encoded by the coding sequence ATGTCGAATCAGGAAAAGTGGCCCATCGGTGTGTTTGCAAGTGTCGACGCTGGCCTTGGAGTGCAGTGGGATGTGATCCGCCAACTGCAGGTTCCCACCATCCAACTGCACGCCCCCGCGCCCCAATCCCGTAACCCCGAAACGGCGGCCAAGCTGCGGCAGCAGTTGGAAGAAATGCAGGTTACGCTGACGGCCGTGTTCGGGGGCTTTGACGGCGAATCCTACGCGGACATCCCCACCGTCGAACGCACCATCGGTTTGGTCCCCGAAGAAACCCGCCAAGCTCGCCTCCAGGAAATGAAGGAGATCGCGGACTTTGCCGCCCTGCTGAATTGCCCCGTCGTGGCGTTGCACCTTGGCTTTGTGCCGCACGAAATCGATGACCCGCGGATGCCGGGCATCATCGACGTGACCCGCCAATTATGTGACCATTGCGCGGCGAACGGACAAAGCTTGCACCTGGAAACCGGTCAAGAAACCGCCGAGGGACTGCTGCAGTTCTTGGACGCCGTCGAGCGAGATAACCTGCACGTGAACTTTGATCCGGCTAACATGATCTTGTACGGAACGGGCGAACCGATTCCCGCTCTCAAACAGCTCGGTCCCCATGTCCGCAGCGTGCACTGCAAGGACGGGACCTGGAGCGACCAGCCGGGCAAGACCTGGGGCTGCGAGGTTCCTTTGGGCCAAGGCGACGTCGATATGGCGGCCTACCTGAAAACGCTGGACGAAATCGGCTACACCGGACCGCTGACGATCGAACGTGAAATTCCTCAGGAACCCGAACGACAAATCGCCGAAATCGGTGCCGCGGTCAATCTGCTGGGTGAATTGAAAGCCAGCCTGTAA